From a single Theropithecus gelada isolate Dixy chromosome 10, Tgel_1.0, whole genome shotgun sequence genomic region:
- the ARVCF gene encoding armadillo repeat protein deleted in velo-cardio-facial syndrome: protein MEDCNVHSAASILASVKEQEARFERLTRALEQERRHVALQLERAQQPGMVSGGMGGGQPLPMAWQQLVLQEQSPGSQASLATMPEAPDVLEETVTVEEDPGTPTSHVSIVTSEDGTTRRTETKVTKTVKTVTTRTVRQVPLGPDGLPLLDGGPPLGPFADGALDRHFLLRGGGPAATLSRAYLSSGAGFPEGPEPRDSSSYGSLSRGLGVRPPRAGPLGPGPGDGCFTLPGHREAFSVGPEPGPPGGRSLPERFQAEPYGLEDDTRSLAADDEGGPELEPDYGTATRRRPECGRGLHTRAYEDAADDGGELTDERPAFPAVTAPLAQPERGSLGSLDRLVRRSPSVDSARKEPRWRDPELPEVLAMLRHPVDPVKANAAAYLQHLCFENEGVKRRVRQLRGLPLLVALLDHPRAEVRRRACGALRNLSYGRDTDNKAAIRDCGGVPALVRLLRAARDNEVRELVTGTLWNLSSYEPLKMVIIDHGLQTLTHEVIVPHSGWEREPNEDSKPRDAEWTTVFKNTSGCLRNVSSDGAEARRRLRECEGLVDALLHALQSAVGRKDTDNKSVENCVCIMRNLSYHVHKEVPGADRYQEAEPGPLGSAVVSQRRRRDDASCFGGKKAKEEWFHQGKKDGEMDRNFDTLDLPKRTEAAKGFELLYQPEVVRLYLSLLTESRNFNTLEAAAGALQNLSAGNWMWATYIRATVRKERGLPVLVELLQSETDKVVRAVAIALRNLSLDRRNKDLIGSYAMAELVRNVRNAQAPPRPGARLEEDTVVAVLNTIHEIVSDSLDNTRSLLQARGVPALVALVASSQSVREAKAASHVLQTVWSYKELRGTLQKDGWTKARFQSAAATAKGPKGAPSPGGFDDSTLPLVDKSLEDEKTGSRDVIPMDALGPDGYSTVDRRERRPRGIGSAGEASEKEPLKLDPSRKAPPPGPSRPAVRLVDAVGDAKPQPVDSWV, encoded by the exons ATGGAGGACTGCAATGTGCACTCGGCTGCCAGCATCCTGGCCTCGGTGAAGGAGCAGGAGGCCCGCTTCGAGAGGCTGACACGGGCACTGGAGCAAGAGCGGCGCCATGTTGCCCTGCAGCTGGAGCGTGCCCAGCAGCCTGGCATGGTCAGTGGTGGCATGGGCGGTGGGCAGCCCCTGCCAATGGCCTGGCAACAGCTGGTCCTCCAG GAGCAGAGCCCAGGCAGCCAGGCCTCACTGGCCACGATGCCGGAGGCGCCTGATGTGCTGGAGGAGACCGTGACGGTGGAGGAGGACCCCGGCACACCCACTTCCCATGTGTCTATTGTCACATCTGAAGATGGCACGACCCGGCGCACCGAGACCAAG GTCACCAAGACTGTCAAGACGGTGACCACTCGGACAGTACGCCAGGTGCCCCTGGGCCCAGACGGACTCCCCCTGCTGGATGGCGGCCCCCCACTAGGCCCTTTTGCCGATGGTGCCCTGGACCGGCATTTCCTGCTGCGTGGTGGTGGCCCGGCAGCCACACTCTCTCGAGCCTACCTCAGCAGCGGGGCTGGCTTTCCCGAAGGCCCCGAGCCCCGGGACAGTTCCAGCTATGGCAGCCTGTCCCGAGGGCTGGGTGTGCGGCCCCCACGTGCTGGCCCCCTTGGCCCAGGCCCTGGTGATGGCTGCTTCACACTGCCTGGCCACCGGGAGGCCTTCTCAGTGGGTCCTGAGCCTGGGCCACCAGGTGGCCGCTCCCTGCCCGAGCGCTTCCAGGCAGAGCCGTATGGCTTGGAGGATGACACGCGCAGCCTGGCCGCTGATGACGAGGGTGGCCCTGAGCTGGAACCTGACTATGGCACGGCCACGAGGAGGAGGCCTGAGTGTGGGCGGGGCCTTCACACCAG GGCCTACGAGGACGCGGCAGATGATGGCGGCGAGCTGACAGATGAACGGCCTGCGTTCCCAGCGGTGACGGCGCCCCTGGCCCAGCCTGAACGGGGCAGCCTGGGCAGCCTGGACCGGCTGGTGCGGCGCTCGCCCTCAGTGGATAGCGCCCGCAAGGAGCCGCGCTGGCGGGACCCTGAGCTGCCTGAGGTGCTGGCCATGCTGCGGCACCCCGTGGACCCCGTGAAGGCCAATGCGGCCGCCTACCTGCAACATCTGTGCTTTGAGAACGAGGGTGTCAAGCGGCGTGTACGGCAGCTGCGGGGGCTGCCGCTGCTTGTGGCGCTGCTGGACCACCCGCGGGCTGAGGTGCGGCGCCGGGCCTGTGGGGCACTGCGCAACCTCTCCTATGGCCGTGACACTGACAACAAGGCCGCCATCCGGGACTGTGGTGGTGTGCCTGCCCTGGTGCGCCTGCTGCGGGCCGCCCGGGACAACGAGGTCCGCGAGCTTGTCACTG GCACACTGTGGAACCTGTCGTCATATGAGCCCCTGAAGATGGTCATCATTGACCATGGCCTGCAGACACTGACCCATGAGGTGATCGTGCCCCACTCAGGATGGGAGCGTGAGCCCAACGAGGACTCCAAGCCACGGGATGCCGAGTGGACAACTGTCTTCAAGAACACGTCGGGCTGCCTGAG GAATGTGAGCTCTGATGGTGCTGAGGCCCGGCGGCGACTCCGGGAGTGTGAAGGGCTGGTGGACGCGCTCCTGCATGCCCTGCAGTCAGCAGTGGGCCGGAAGGACACGGACAACAAG TCGGTGGAGAACTGCGTGTGCATCATGCGGAACCTGTCCTACCACGTGCACAAGGAGGTGCCCGGGGCCGATAGGTACCAGGAGGCCGAGCCCGGGCCCCTGGGCAGTGCTGTAGTCTCCCAGCGCCGGAGGCGGGATGATGCCAGCTGCTTTGGTGGCAAGAAGGCCAAAG AGGAGTGGTTCCACCAAG GAAAGAAGGATGGTGAGATGGACCGGAACTTTGACACGCTAGACCTGCCCAAGCGAACTGAGGCTGCTAAAG GCTTTGAGCTGCTGTACCAACCCGAGGTGGTACGTCTCTACCTCTCCCTCCTCACGGAGAGCCGGAACTTCAACACCCTGGAGGCTGCCGCCGGTGCTCTGCAGAACCTCAGTGCCGGCAACTGGATG TGGGCCACGTACATCCGCGCCACAGTGCGCAAAGAGCGCGGGCTGCCGGTGCTTGTGGAACTGCTGCAGTCTGAGACCGACAAGGTGGTGCGCGCCGTCGCCATTGCCCTGCGCAACCTCTCGCTGGACCGGCGCAACAAAGATCTTATCG GGAGCTACGCCATGGCCGAGCTTGTGCGGAATGTGCGCAATGCACAGGCTCCGCCGCGACCTGGGGCCCGCCTGGAGGAAGACACCGTGGTGGCGGTGCTCAACACCATCCACGAAATCGTGTCCGACAGCCTGGATAACACGCGCTCGCTCCTGCAGGCACGTGGGGTGCCAGCGTTGGTGGCTCTCGTCGCCTCTAG CCAATCCGTACGCGAGGCGAAGGCGGCGTCGCACGTGTTGCAGACAGTGTGGAGCTACAAAGAGCTGCGTGGTACTCTGCAGAAAGATGGCTGGACCAAGGCGCGCTTCCAG TCGGCTGCTGCTACTGCCAAGGGGCCTAAGGGAGCACCGAGTCCTGGGGGCTTCGATGACAGCACGCTGCCACTGGTGGACAAGAGCCTTG AGGACGAGAAAACTGGCAGCCGGGATGTGATCCCCATGGACGCGCTTGGTCCAG ACGGATACTCCACAGTAGACCGGAGGGAGCGAAGGCCGCGGGGCATTGGCTCTGCCGGAGAGGCCTCTGAGAAGGAACCATTGAAA CTCGATCCCAGCAGGAAGGCCCCTCCCCCAGGGCCCAGCAGGCCCGCGGTCAGGCTGGTGGACGCCGTGGGGGACGCTAAGCCTCAGCCCGTTGACTCCTGGGTCTAG